The window CAACCCAGACCCGCCTTCGCCTGGTGCGACGCCAGAGACCGCATCCTGGCCGTGACCGCGCCGTCCCCCGCGCTGTCCGGGCCAGACGACGTGCGCGGAGTTTCCCTGCTGCGCTGGTTGAAAAACAAACCCGTGGCATCGAACTTTCATTACAAACTCGGCCCGCTGGAAGGCGCGGCCGGATCGACCTACATCGGCCTGATTCCCGCCGGGTTCAGGGCCACGCGCGACCTGACCAGCCGGTACTTCGTTCACCTGAGCAACGTGGAAAGTCCGGCCGGAATGGGGTACCGGATGCAGCGCGTCGTGCGCTTCAAGACCATGCAGGGGGAGAACACCTGCCGGTACATTCCGAACGCCGCCTTCATGGGAGCCACCGCGAAACGCACGGTCATCGTGTGGGACGAGGGGGACGCCATCACATACGCCACCCGCAACTTCGATGGAACACCCGGCGTTTACGTCACCGGCGGACGGAAAACCCGCAGCGTCGAAGGCGGAACCACCTACGATTTCAGGACGGAGGACGGTTTCCAGTATCGCTTGGTCATTGATGATGACGGCCCCGGCACAGGCGCGGCGGTTCACGTTTTCCGCAATGGCAGCCTGAAATCCCGTGAATCTTTCCTCGCTTACTCCATCAGCACCCCAACCCCCTAACCCCTCAGGTCAAGGAGAACCATGACTCAATCTGAAGCCGTAAAAGCTAACCATGAACTGGCCGCCCAGTTGCGCGAAAGCCGCCTGAACCCCGGCATCAAGCACTTCATCGGCGGGCAGTGGGTGGACTCCCTCAGCGGGGAAACCTTCGACACGCACTCCCCGGTGGACAACAGCTTCCTGGTGAAAACTGCCAGGGGCGACGCACAGGACATCGACCGCGCCGCCAGGGCCGCCTGGGACGCCTTCCAGATGTGGCGTGAGGTGGGCGGCGCGGAACGCCGCAAGATCCTGCACAGGATTGCCGACCTGATCGAGAAGCGCTCTCAGGAAATTGCCGTACTGGAAAGCCTGGACACCGGGCAGGCCATTCGCTTCATGAAGTCTGCGGCGACCCGCGGCGCCGAGAACTTCCGTTTCTACGCCGACCGTGCCCCCGCCGCGCAGGACGGCCAGAGTCTGCCCACCACCGGGTTTATCAACTACTCGCTTCGCCAGCCGATTGGCCCGGTGGGCGTCATTACGCCCTGGAACACGCCGTTCATGCTGTCTACCTGGAAAATCGCCCCGGCCCTGGCCGCCGGGTGCACGGTGGTGCACAAGCCCGCCGAGTGGAGCCCGGTGAGCGCCACCCTGCTGGCCGAGATCATGGACGAGGCGGGGCTGCCGAAGGGCGTTCACAACCTCGTGCACGGCTTCGGGGAAAGTGCGGGCAAGACCCTCACCGAGCACCCGCTGATCAAGGCCGTGGCCTTCGTGGGTGAAACGACCACCGGCAGCCACATCATGCGCCAGGGTGCCGACACCCTGAAACGCGTTCACTTCGAGCTGGGCGGCAAGAACCCGGTCGTGGTGTTCGATGACGCCGACCTCGATAAGGCCCTGGACGCGGTGGTGTTCATGATCTACAGCCTGAACGGCGAACGCTGCACCAGCTCCAGCCGTGTGCTGATTCAGGAGGGCATCTACGACGAGTTCACCAAACGTATTGCCGAGCGCGCCAGCAATATCCGCGTGGGCGACCCCCTCGACCCGGAAACGGAAGTCGGGCCGCTCGTTCACCCGCGCCACTTCGAGAAAGTCATGTCGTACTTCGACAAGGCCCGCGAGGAAGGCGCCACCATCGCCGAAGGCGGCGTGCGTGTGGGTGAGAGCGGCAATTTCGTGCGTCCCACCCTGTTCACAGGGGCGCGCAACGACATGCGCATCGCGCAGGAAGAAATCTTCGGTCCGGTGCTGACCGCCATTCCCTTCAAGGATGAAGCCGAAGCCCTGAGCCTGGCCAACGACGTCGCCTACGGCCTGGCCGGGTATCTCTGGACGAACGACCTGATCCGCGCCCACCGCTTCGCGCACGGCCTGGAAGCCGGCATGATCTGGGTCAATAGCGAAAATGTCCGCCACCTGCCCACTCCCTTCGGCGGCGTGAAAAACAGCGGCATCGGACGCGACGGCGGCGATTACAGCTTCGAGTTCTACATGGAAACGAAGAACATCGCCATTTCCCTTGGCACGCACAAAACCGCGAAACTCGGCGTTGGGCAGGCCCCCAAGATCGACAAGAAGGAAGCGGGCGAGTAAACGCTCTCCCGGCCCCATTTTTCAGGAGGAATCATGACAGCAACGGAGAAATTTGAAGGTAAGGTCATCCCGCCCATGCACAGGAATGGGACTGGGGCGGTGAACGGCGAGCAGTTCCTGGCACGGCTGCGGCAGAATCCGCCGACGCTGTACATCGACGGCGGGCGGGTCGAGGACCCCACCACGCACCCGGCCACCGCGAACATGTGTCGGTCGCTGGCGGGCCTGTACGACCTGCAATTCGAGGAAGACTTGCGCGACCCCCTGACCTTCGAGGAAGACGGCAAGCGGTACGCCCGTTCTTTCATGGAGCCGAAAACGAAGGAAGACCTGAAACTGATCGCCGAATCGCACCGGATTCGCGCGAATTATGGCCTGGGTTTCCTGGGGCGTGCGCCCGATTACATGAACGCCAACGTGATGGCGGCGGGCGCGGGCGCCGAATACTTCGCGCAGTGCAAACCCGAGGGCGACCACAAGGTGGACTTCGCCGAGAACATGCGCCGCTACGCGAAATTCGTGCGCGACAACGACCTGTGCCTGACGCACGCGCTGACCAACCCGCAGGTGAACCGCAGCAAGATGGCGTCCGAGATGCCCGACCCTTACATCGCGCTGGGCGTGGTAAAGGAAACCGACGAGGGCATCATCGTGCGCGGCGCCCGCATGATGGCGACCCTGCCGATTGCCGACGAAATCCTGATTTTCCCCTCCACCGTGCTGAAGGAAAACGCCGACAAGAGCCGCTACGCCATGGGTTTCGCCATTCCCTGCAACGCGCCGGGCGTGAGCTTCCAGTGCCGTGAACCCATCGACGTGGGCCGCGATCCCGAAGACCATCCCCTCAGCAGCCGGTTCGACGAGCAGGACGCCTTCGTGATCTTCGACGACGTGCTGGTGCCCTGGGAGCGCGTGTTCCTGCTGTACGACGTGGAACTGGCCAACAAGGCCTACGCTGGCACCGATGCCGTGCTACACATGGCCTACCAGGTCGTGAATCTGAAAATTGCCAAGACCGAGGCGTTCCTGGGGGTGGCCCAGAGCATCGTGAATGCCATCGGCTCTGGCGGGTTCCAGCACGTGCAGGCCAAGATCGCCGAGATCATCATCATGCTGGAAATCATGAAGGGCCTGGAAGTCGCCGCCCGCGAGCAGGCCACCGTGAACAAGTACGGCGTGATGACACCGGCCCGTGGGCCGCTGGACGCCGCCCGCAACTACTACCCCGCCAACCACCAGCGCCTGCCCGAACTGCTGCAACTGCTGGGCGCCTCCGGCATCATCATGATGCCCAGCAAAGCCGACCGCGAAGGGCCGCTCGGGCCGCAGATCGACAAGTTCCTGCAAGCCGGCAACGCCAGCGCCGAAGACCGCCTGAAACTGTTCCGCCTGGCCTGGGACATGAGCATGAGCAGCTTTGCCGGCCGCCAGTCGCTGTACGAGAAGTACTTCTTCGGCGATCCCGTGCGCATGCACTCTGCCCTGTACGAGGTTTACGACAGCAGCGAACCCGTGCTGCGCATTCAGGAATTCCTGAAGCGCAAGTAAGCCGCTGGCGTGGGGTTTGAGAGTCCGAGCAGCTTTTCAGGACTCTCAGACCCTGTGGCCCGAACCCATTGATTTGGAGGCAACACGAGATGAAACCAGATGTGATTCGGATCGCTCAGGCGATTTTTACTGTGAAGGACCTGGCGGCCAGCAAGGAGTTTTACGTTGACCTGCTGGGCATGAACGTGCTGCACGAACAGGGAGACGCGCTGTACCTGCGCGGCGTGGAAGACCGCGAGTGGACGCTGAAACTGGAGCAGTGCAAAGGTAGTGAGGAAGCCCGCGTGCGTCACCTGGGCTACCGCGTGCGCGACGAGCATACGCTGGACGCGCTGGTGAACCTCGCGGAAACCCAGGGGCTCCCCCACCGCTGGGAAGAAGAACTGGATCGCCCGAGGATGCTGCGCCTGCAAGACCCCTTCGGTATTCCGGTGGCGTTTTACCACGACGTGAAGACGTATCCGTGGCTGTTGCAGGAGTATCACCAGCACCGTGGCCCCGGTTTGCAGCGTGTGGATCACTGCAACGTGCGCGTGCCGGACGTGAAAGCCACCATGGACTGGTACATGGACGAACTCGGCTTCCGCCTCTCGGAATACACCGTGGACGAGCAGGATCAGTGGTGGGCGGCCTGGATTCAGCGGCGCGGCGGCGTGCACGATTTTGCCCTCACGAACGGCGCAGGGCCGTGCCTGCACCACTGGGCGTACTGGATGCCCGACGCCCTGAGCATCATCAAGACCTGCGACATCCTGGCCGGGGCGCGGCAGCCCGAGCGCATCGAGCGTGGCCCGGGGCGTCACGGCGTCAGCAACGCGTTCTTCCTGTACATCCGCGATCCGGACGGCCACCGCATCGAGCTGTACACCAGCGATTACATCACGGTCGACCCGGACTTCGTGCCGATCAAGTGGCTGCGTGACGACCCGCGCCGCCAGACGCTGTGGGGCGCGAAAACGCCGCGCAGCTGGTTCGAGGAAGCCAGCCCCATGGAGGCCTTCGAGGGCGGCGTGCAGCAGCCCAAAGAGGGCAAACTGACCGGCATTCCCGCACACGTCATCTGAGTGGCGTCGGCTGGCCGGGAAAACGTAGGCTGGCCTGAACCTGTCGGGCCGCTTGAGGGGACGTGATGACGGGAGCCTTCTGGCTCCACCGAAGCCGTTTCCAGTCAGGCGGCCCTCACGTCTGGACAAGAGAATTCAATACAGTACGGCCCGAGGTCGACGAAAGGCCGCACCGAAGGAGATACATGAAAACCGCAAATTTCATCGTTGGTGGACGCCAGCTCAAAGGGGAACTCCGCCAGGACGGTCTGCTGTACGACGCGGCTGGCGAGGCCCATCACCCGGATCAGGTGCAGTTCCTGCTGCCGCTGAAACCCGGCAAGGTTATTGCCCTGGCGCTGAACTACGCCGACCACGTGGCCGAACTGGGTTTCAAGGCCCCCGAGGAACCGGTCATGTTTCTGAAACCCAACACCAGCCTGCTGCCGCACGGTGGCACGGTCATCTACCCCCGCGGCGCAAAATTCATGCACTACGAGGTGGAACTGGGCATCGTGATCGGGCGCGATGCCCGCCGCGTGAAAGCCAGGGACGCCCAGGACTACGTGGGTGGGTACACCATCGCCAACGACCTGGTGGTGCGCGATTACGTCAGCAACTACTACCGCCCCCCCATGCGCGCCAAGGGCTGGGACACCTTCGGCCCGATGGGGCCTTACCTGGTGAGCGCCGACGAGATCGCCGACCCGTACAACCTGGGCCTGCGGGCTTACGTGAACGGTGAACTGCGCCAGGAAGGCAGCACCAAGGACATGATCCTGAAAGCCCCCGAGCTGATCGAGTTCATGAGCCGCTTCATGACCCTGGAAGCCGGCGACGTGATCCTGACCGGAACGCCTAAAGGAGTCTCGCACGTGCACCCCGGCGACGTGATGCGCATGGAAATCGACGGGCTGGGCGCACTGGAGAACCCGGTGGCGCTGGAAGACGAGAGCGCCGAGCCGCTGATCGCGCAGGAAGGCGAACGCAAGTAATGCCGCACCTGACCGTCGAGTACACCGACAACCTGCAGAGCCCGCGCATTCCCGAATTGCTGCGGGCACTGAATGCCGTGCTGCTCGCGCGCCCGGACGTGTATCCGGTGGGCGGCATCCGGGCGCGGGCCTACCGCCTGACCGAATACGCCGTGGCCGACAGCACCGATCCACAGGACGCTTTCGTGCATGTCGTCCTGAAAATAGGGGCGGGCCGCAGCGACGAGGTGAAGCAGGCCACCGGGGATGACCTGTTTGCCGTGCTGAAGGCCCACTTCGCTGAGGAGTTCGCGGCGCGGCCCCTGGCGCTCTCGCAGGAGATTCAGGAATTCAGCGAGGCTGGCACGTGGAAGCACAACAACATTCACGCGCGGTACAGGAAGTGAAGCCCTCCCCTCTCCCCCACCGGAGGTTCGCATGCTGACGCCTGAGCAGATCAGCGACGCCGTGACGCGCTTGCACCACGCCGAGGAAACCCGCACGCAGATTTCGCAACTGTCGCGGCAGTACCCGGACATCACCATTGAGGACGCCTACCGGGTGCAGGACGCCTGGGTGGCACACAAGCTCAGCCTCGGCCGCCGGGTGTACGGCCACAAGATCGGCCTGACCTCGCGGGCCATGCAGAAGTCCAGCAACATCAACGAGCCCGACTACGGCGTGCTGCTCGACGACATGGTTTTTCCGGAAGGCAGCGAGATTCCCACCTCGCGCTTCATCGTGCCGCGCGTGGAGGTGGAGCTGGCGTTCCTGCTCGAAAAAGATCTGGAAGGCCCGAACTGCACTGCCTTCGACGTTCTGGACGCCACCAGATACGTTTTTCCCGCCGTGGAGATCATCGACGCCCGCATTCAGCAGGTCGACCCGGAAACGAAGGCCACCCGCAAGGTGTTCGACACCATCAGCGACAACGCCGCGAACGCCGGCATCATCGTGGGTGGGCGCAGCGTGCGGCCCTTCGACGTTGACCTGCGCTGGATGAGCGCCCTGCTGTACCGCAACGGCGTGATCGAGGAAACTGGCGTGGCCGCCGGGGTGCTGAACAACCCCGTGAACGGCGTGGCGTGGCTGGCGAACAAGTACGCCCCGCACGGGCGCAAACTCGAAGCCGGACAGATCATCCTGGCCGGGTCGTTTACCCGCCCTGTCGAAGCCGAACCCGGCGACGTGTTCCACGCCGATTACGGCCCGCTGGGCGGACTGTCTTTCAGGTTCGCAAAATGAATGGACTGATCAATGAATTCAAAGTGGCCTTGCAGTCCCGTCAGCCGCAGATCGGCCTGTGGCTGGGCCTGGCCGATCCGTACTGCGCCGAAATCTGCGCCGGTGCGGGCTTCGACTGGCTGCTGATCGACGGCGAGCACGCCCCCAACGATGTTCGCAGCACCCTGTCCATCCTTCAGACGCTGGCCGCTTACCCGGTTGCGCCGGTGGTGCGGCCCCCCGTGGTGCAGACGCACCTGATCAAGCAGTATCTCGATCTGGGCGTGCAGACGCTGCTGCTGCCCATGATCGACACCGCCGAGCAGGCGCAGGCGGCCGTGACCGCCACACGCTACCCGCCGCAAGGCGTGCGCGGCGTGGGCAGTGCCCTGGCCCGCGCTTCACGCTGGAACAGCATTCCCGATTACCTGCACCGCGCCGACAGTGAAATCTGCGTGCTGGTGCAGGCGGAAACCAGAGAAGCCTTGAAGAACCTCGACAGCATTCTGGCGGTGGAGGGCGTGGACGGCGTGTTCATCGGCCCCGCCGACCTCAGCGGCAGCCTGGGGCATCTGGGCAATCCCGGTCACCCGGAAGTCGTGACGGCCATTGAGGACACCATCGGGCGCATCGTGGGTGCAGGCAAGGCGGCCGGGATTCTCAGCAGCGACGTGAACCAGGCGAAGCGCTATCTGGAATTGGGCGCCACCTTCGTGGCTGTGGGCGTGGACACCTCGCTGCTCGCGCAGGCCAGCCGGAATCTTGCCAGGCAGTTCACCGCAGACCGCCAGGGTGAAACCCAGGGTGACGGCACCTACTGAGCGTTGCAAGCAGAGCAATCAAAGGGGAGTCGGCTTGTAGAAACCGACTCCTTTTTAATTTCTCGTGTAGAACGGGAGAACTGAGGTTCTTTGCTGTGTTATTTGATCAAATAACAGGCCTTCAATCGTCCACTGCAGAACGCAGAACCTGCGGCATTTTCTTCAGCCACTGCTCAAGAGCCTGTTGCTCGGCGCTGGAAAGGCGCGAAAGCCAGCGCGAACTGCCCAGGACTCTGGCCACCCGCGCGGCCTGAGGGGCTGACACGGCTGGTGTGGTCAGTTTACGAATCTCAGCCTGCAATTCGGCGCGGGAGGCCCCGCTGGCGGCCAGATTCAGCAGCCGGGTGTGGTGCCGCGCCTCCACCGGGACGATCAACTGGGCCAGGGTATAGGCCAGCCCTCCCCTCACGGCGTCCAGAATAGCCGTAGGCCAGTTCAGGATCTTCAGCTTGTTGCGGGTAAACGAAGTCCACTGTTCTCCCAGCGGCGCAAACACCTCATCCAGGGCGGCATGTTCCGCTCCGGGTTCCTCACGCAGCAGTTGCATTAGCCGGGTTCGGGCTGCTTCCGGCGACAATCCCAGCGTCTGGGCCACCAGTTCCAGCTTGGCGTCTACCTCGTCCAGCGTGTTCAAGTCCTCGCGTTGGAGGTTCTCGATCAGGGCCACCTGCCGGGCCTGCACGTCCGTCAGGTCACGGATGATGACGGGAACCTCGCTCAATCCGGCCAGCTGGGCGGCCCGCCAGCGGCGCTCTCCGGCCACGATCTCGAACTCCTGGCCGACCTTGCGCACCAACAGGGGTTGCAGCACACCCTGTTCGCGGACACTCTGGGCCAGCGCCTGTAATTTTGGGTCGTCGAACTGACGGCGCGGCTGGCCCAGTCCGGCACGCAGGCGCTCGACAGCGATCAGGGTTTCGGCCTCTACCGGTCTGGTCAAGTCCGGCACATCCTGGCCGAGCAGCCCCTGCAAGTCGCGTTTGCGTTCGGGACGGGTGCGGCGGGTCATGCGGGTACCTCGTATTTCAGGCCCAGCGCCCGCGCCACATCTTGGGTTAGCCGCTGGATATCGCGGTGAACGGGGGTGTTTGGCGCATAGGCGCCCACCGGTGCGCCCTGCGCGGTGGAATCCAGCCACACCGCCTCGCGCTGCGGTACGGGTGAAGCCAGCGGGGAAAGGTACTGTTCCAGGTCGGCCATGACTTCACGGTCGTGCAGGCGCCGGGCGTCGTAGAAGGTCGGCACATACAGCGCCACCGTCAGGTCAGGCCTGACCTCCTGATACTCGCTGAAGGCCCCCTGCAAGCCCGGCAGCGCGTCCAGGCCCTTTTGCCGGGTGGGGACAGGCACGATCATGTGGTCGGCGGCCAGCGCGCCCAGAATGGAAAGCTGGCCCAGGCTGGGCGGGCTGTCGATCAGCGTGACATCGTACTGCTCGGCCACGTCCTGAAGGGCGCGGCGCAGGCGGCCCTGGGCGCCGACCCTGCCCATCATCTGGCCCTCGGCCACCGCCAGGCTGACGTGCGAGGGAATGAGGGACAGGCCATGCGCCTGGATGGGCTGGGGGAGAGGTTGTCCGTCCACCGCCACCCGGTAGACGGTCTGCGCGGGGTCAACCCCCTCCACACCCAGCCAGCCGGTCAGATTGGCCTGCGGGTCGAGGTCGATGAGCAGCACGCGGTGACCCGCCTGTGCCAGTTCGTACCCGACATCCCGGACGATGCTGGTCTTGCCGGCCCCCCCCGCATGATTGAACACTGTGACGGTCTTCACGGCTCTAGCTTAACGGCTGCGGGCTCTCTCAGTGCAGCGGGCGCTGCAGCGCTGTGGTCGCACCTTCTGGTAAAAGAATTTGCGGGGAAGTTGCGTCCAGCAAGGCTTTCATCTTTGTTATTTGATGAAATAACAAGTTCTAAGAATGGCGCCCTGCCTCAATGTGCGTTTTAGCTTCGTTTCATCACAAACGCGGGGTATGCTGCCGGTTATGAGTGTGCCGCCGGCCAATCCCGCGCCCCAGAGTCAAGCGGGTGCTTTATGACCAAACCCGATCTGGTGCCTGCCGACCTGCCGACCCTGCCCACCGCGCAGATGCTGGCCCGACTTTCCGCCGAACCGGGCCGTTGCCAGATGACGGTGGACAGTGCCAGTCCCTGGGTGGCCGGGGTGATTGTGCGTACCCCCCGGCTGTACCTGGCTCTGCACGCCGTGAACACTGAGGAAGCGCAGATTATCGCCGCGCCGCGCGTGGCTGGCCTGGCAGGTTCCGGGGATGCCCAGCTTCAGGCACTGCTGGCGAATGCCGCCCCGCAGGACGACGGGCTGTACCGCGACGTTCCGCCTCCGGCCCCCGGTGAAGCTGCGCCCCCTCCGCTGGAGCCGGTGCCGGGGCTGACCACGGCGGGAGGGGCCGCGCCAGCACGCAGAATCGACTATCCCCTCGTCCTACTGTGGTTCGCCTTTGCCCTGTTTGCCTTCGGGTCGTCCGTTTCGCTGTTGAATCTAATCGCGGCTCTAATGCTGGTCGCGGCGGCCGTCTCAGCTCTGCTGGGTGTTCCTCGCGGCAACGGCCTGCCTACCGCCTCACCGCTGCGCACGGCCAGCCTTGTGACCGCGGGCCTGGGAATCCTCACCCTCCTCTTCGCCGCTCCTTTCACTGCCGGGCCGCTGGTTTTGCTGCTTGCGCTGGTCAGCATCGGGACGGCCCTGGCTCCTCGCCTCGCTGGACGTTCATCCACCGCAACAATGGCCCCAGCGGCTCAGCAGTCGGATTCAGCAGAGGTCAGTGCGTCCCAGGCGCTTCCTGCACCGCAGCTTCAACTGATCGAGACCACGCGCACCCGCCTGATTGAGCATCTGGAAGTTGCCGAACGCAGCGGCAACCCCAGGGACGTGTTCGAGGCGAAGCAGGCCCTGGAGGTTCACCTGCCGGAAGTGGTGGAGCGCTGGGAGGCGCTGCCCACCTGGCGGCGGCGCGACGACGCACCGCTGCGGCGCACGCTGGAGGGCCTGGCGACTGTCAGCGTGCCGGACACCACGACCAGCGAATTAGAATGGGACGCCACCGAGCGCTTTATCGAGCAGAAGGCCCGAGCCAAGGCCAGCGAAAGCGGTGAACTGGGCGTGCGCCGGGAACCTTTGACGCCGCCGGCGCGTACTCCTGACATGCCCCGGCGTGGGACTGACCAAGACGACAAATCGTGAGGAGGACGCATGAAAAAGACATTTGATCTCCCCCTGCTGGCGGCCCTGCCTGCCCTGCTTCCGGCCTTACTGAGCAGCTGTGGGCCAGATCAGGGCAAGCAGGTAGACACCAGCGGCATGAGCCGCCAGGCTTTTAAAACAGAGGCCGAATGCCGCGCCTACTACAAGCTCCAGATCGAGCAGGGCCTGCAAAACCCCTGTAACCGCGAGCAGCGCGTCGGCGGTGGGGGCTTCATCTACTTCGGGCCGTGGTTTGGTTCGATGGGCAGCATTTCCAGCCGTGGTGGCTTCAACAGCGGCAGCCCTACCCCCGGCACGACCAGCGGCCCCATTCCGTCGCAGGGCACGCGCTATGTGGGCTACACCCCCAGCGGCAAGGTCAGCACCACCGGCCTGACCATCAACCCCAATGGGCGGGCCAGTTCGTACACGGCACCCACCATTTCGCGTGGCGGCTTCAGCACCGGGGCACGCGGCTGGGGCGGGTCGAGCGGTTCGTGAAGCGCCTGCCTTTCCGCGAGCGCCCCGGCTGGCAAGACAGGCTGGAACAGGTGGGCTTCACCTGGCACACCGGGAGCCGCGAGGCTCCTTTTCCTTACTGGGAAGAAGACGCCGCGTATTCGTTCACGGCGGCTGAAATCGAACTGCTCGAGCGCCGCTCCGGCGAACTGGTCGCGTTGGCGCTGGACGCGGTGGCCCACGCCATCGAGACCAGGCGCCTGGGGCAACTGGGCATCCCGGATTTTCTGCACGACGCCGTGAAGGCTTCCTGGGACAGGGACGACC is drawn from Deinococcus fonticola and contains these coding sequences:
- the hpaB gene encoding 4-hydroxyphenylacetate 3-monooxygenase, oxygenase component: MHRNGTGAVNGEQFLARLRQNPPTLYIDGGRVEDPTTHPATANMCRSLAGLYDLQFEEDLRDPLTFEEDGKRYARSFMEPKTKEDLKLIAESHRIRANYGLGFLGRAPDYMNANVMAAGAGAEYFAQCKPEGDHKVDFAENMRRYAKFVRDNDLCLTHALTNPQVNRSKMASEMPDPYIALGVVKETDEGIIVRGARMMATLPIADEILIFPSTVLKENADKSRYAMGFAIPCNAPGVSFQCREPIDVGRDPEDHPLSSRFDEQDAFVIFDDVLVPWERVFLLYDVELANKAYAGTDAVLHMAYQVVNLKIAKTEAFLGVAQSIVNAIGSGGFQHVQAKIAEIIIMLEIMKGLEVAAREQATVNKYGVMTPARGPLDAARNYYPANHQRLPELLQLLGASGIIMMPSKADREGPLGPQIDKFLQAGNASAEDRLKLFRLAWDMSMSSFAGRQSLYEKYFFGDPVRMHSALYEVYDSSEPVLRIQEFLKRK
- the hpaD gene encoding 3,4-dihydroxyphenylacetate 2,3-dioxygenase, which produces MKPDVIRIAQAIFTVKDLAASKEFYVDLLGMNVLHEQGDALYLRGVEDREWTLKLEQCKGSEEARVRHLGYRVRDEHTLDALVNLAETQGLPHRWEEELDRPRMLRLQDPFGIPVAFYHDVKTYPWLLQEYHQHRGPGLQRVDHCNVRVPDVKATMDWYMDELGFRLSEYTVDEQDQWWAAWIQRRGGVHDFALTNGAGPCLHHWAYWMPDALSIIKTCDILAGARQPERIERGPGRHGVSNAFFLYIRDPDGHRIELYTSDYITVDPDFVPIKWLRDDPRRQTLWGAKTPRSWFEEASPMEAFEGGVQQPKEGKLTGIPAHVI
- the hpaH gene encoding 2-oxo-hept-4-ene-1,7-dioate hydratase translates to MLTPEQISDAVTRLHHAEETRTQISQLSRQYPDITIEDAYRVQDAWVAHKLSLGRRVYGHKIGLTSRAMQKSSNINEPDYGVLLDDMVFPEGSEIPTSRFIVPRVEVELAFLLEKDLEGPNCTAFDVLDATRYVFPAVEIIDARIQQVDPETKATRKVFDTISDNAANAGIIVGGRSVRPFDVDLRWMSALLYRNGVIEETGVAAGVLNNPVNGVAWLANKYAPHGRKLEAGQIILAGSFTRPVEAEPGDVFHADYGPLGGLSFRFAK
- a CDS encoding 5-carboxymethyl-2-hydroxymuconate Delta-isomerase, with the protein product MPHLTVEYTDNLQSPRIPELLRALNAVLLARPDVYPVGGIRARAYRLTEYAVADSTDPQDAFVHVVLKIGAGRSDEVKQATGDDLFAVLKAHFAEEFAARPLALSQEIQEFSEAGTWKHNNIHARYRK
- the hpaE gene encoding 5-carboxymethyl-2-hydroxymuconate semialdehyde dehydrogenase is translated as MTQSEAVKANHELAAQLRESRLNPGIKHFIGGQWVDSLSGETFDTHSPVDNSFLVKTARGDAQDIDRAARAAWDAFQMWREVGGAERRKILHRIADLIEKRSQEIAVLESLDTGQAIRFMKSAATRGAENFRFYADRAPAAQDGQSLPTTGFINYSLRQPIGPVGVITPWNTPFMLSTWKIAPALAAGCTVVHKPAEWSPVSATLLAEIMDEAGLPKGVHNLVHGFGESAGKTLTEHPLIKAVAFVGETTTGSHIMRQGADTLKRVHFELGGKNPVVVFDDADLDKALDAVVFMIYSLNGERCTSSSRVLIQEGIYDEFTKRIAERASNIRVGDPLDPETEVGPLVHPRHFEKVMSYFDKAREEGATIAEGGVRVGESGNFVRPTLFTGARNDMRIAQEEIFGPVLTAIPFKDEAEALSLANDVAYGLAGYLWTNDLIRAHRFAHGLEAGMIWVNSENVRHLPTPFGGVKNSGIGRDGGDYSFEFYMETKNIAISLGTHKTAKLGVGQAPKIDKKEAGE
- the hpaI gene encoding 4-hydroxy-2-oxoheptanedioate aldolase, yielding MNGLINEFKVALQSRQPQIGLWLGLADPYCAEICAGAGFDWLLIDGEHAPNDVRSTLSILQTLAAYPVAPVVRPPVVQTHLIKQYLDLGVQTLLLPMIDTAEQAQAAVTATRYPPQGVRGVGSALARASRWNSIPDYLHRADSEICVLVQAETREALKNLDSILAVEGVDGVFIGPADLSGSLGHLGNPGHPEVVTAIEDTIGRIVGAGKAAGILSSDVNQAKRYLELGATFVAVGVDTSLLAQASRNLARQFTADRQGETQGDGTY
- a CDS encoding ParA family protein; this encodes MKTVTVFNHAGGAGKTSIVRDVGYELAQAGHRVLLIDLDPQANLTGWLGVEGVDPAQTVYRVAVDGQPLPQPIQAHGLSLIPSHVSLAVAEGQMMGRVGAQGRLRRALQDVAEQYDVTLIDSPPSLGQLSILGALAADHMIVPVPTRQKGLDALPGLQGAFSEYQEVRPDLTVALYVPTFYDARRLHDREVMADLEQYLSPLASPVPQREAVWLDSTAQGAPVGAYAPNTPVHRDIQRLTQDVARALGLKYEVPA
- a CDS encoding ParB/RepB/Spo0J family partition protein, translated to MTRRTRPERKRDLQGLLGQDVPDLTRPVEAETLIAVERLRAGLGQPRRQFDDPKLQALAQSVREQGVLQPLLVRKVGQEFEIVAGERRWRAAQLAGLSEVPVIIRDLTDVQARQVALIENLQREDLNTLDEVDAKLELVAQTLGLSPEAARTRLMQLLREEPGAEHAALDEVFAPLGEQWTSFTRNKLKILNWPTAILDAVRGGLAYTLAQLIVPVEARHHTRLLNLAASGASRAELQAEIRKLTTPAVSAPQAARVARVLGSSRWLSRLSSAEQQALEQWLKKMPQVLRSAVDD
- a CDS encoding fumarylacetoacetate hydrolase family protein encodes the protein MKTANFIVGGRQLKGELRQDGLLYDAAGEAHHPDQVQFLLPLKPGKVIALALNYADHVAELGFKAPEEPVMFLKPNTSLLPHGGTVIYPRGAKFMHYEVELGIVIGRDARRVKARDAQDYVGGYTIANDLVVRDYVSNYYRPPMRAKGWDTFGPMGPYLVSADEIADPYNLGLRAYVNGELRQEGSTKDMILKAPELIEFMSRFMTLEAGDVILTGTPKGVSHVHPGDVMRMEIDGLGALENPVALEDESAEPLIAQEGERK